One window of Flavobacteriales bacterium genomic DNA carries:
- a CDS encoding sulfotransferase, translated as MHVNAMVIGAMKCSTTTLADLLKAHPQVSFCAKKEPDHFSKHPDPLQGLDEYHALFPQWEGAVYMEASTSYTFHPNFKRDVWKLLHAYSPELRFIYLVRDPVARIVSHYMHIYQRGYVDLGFEEAMLRMPLLTNVSRYHAQVLPYVEHFGREQILILEFSDLIHKQGETLERVARHIGIDPALFPTAPAKHSHKSVGEGKSHVKFDDPPAWARLLKKATPSRYREKVWRMITQEQKRTFKEKPVMSPFWKEATLRNLEGDILALETLMDRDLTAWWTDNGMQRPGSRQHDTRPE; from the coding sequence ATGCACGTGAACGCCATGGTGATCGGTGCGATGAAATGCAGCACCACTACCCTCGCCGACCTTCTCAAGGCCCATCCGCAGGTTTCGTTCTGCGCAAAGAAGGAGCCGGACCATTTCAGCAAACATCCGGATCCCTTGCAGGGCCTGGACGAATACCATGCGCTGTTCCCGCAGTGGGAAGGCGCGGTATACATGGAAGCCTCCACCAGCTACACGTTCCACCCCAACTTCAAAAGGGACGTTTGGAAGCTGTTGCACGCCTATTCCCCGGAACTCCGTTTCATCTACCTGGTCCGCGATCCGGTGGCCCGCATCGTTTCCCATTACATGCACATTTATCAGCGGGGGTATGTGGACCTTGGTTTCGAGGAAGCCATGCTCAGGATGCCTTTATTGACCAATGTTTCAAGGTACCACGCACAGGTATTGCCTTATGTGGAGCATTTTGGGCGCGAGCAGATCCTGATCCTCGAGTTCTCCGACCTGATCCACAAACAAGGGGAGACCTTGGAGCGGGTGGCGCGCCACATCGGCATCGACCCGGCACTCTTCCCCACGGCCCCGGCCAAACACAGCCATAAAAGCGTCGGTGAGGGAAAGTCGCACGTGAAGTTTGATGACCCACCTGCCTGGGCGCGGTTGCTGAAGAAAGCCACACCCTCCAGATACCGGGAAAAGGTCTGGCGGATGATCACTCAGGAACAAAAGCGCACCTTCAAGGAAAAGCCTGTGATGAGCCCGTTCTGGAAGGAGGCCACGCTGCGCAATTTGGAGGGCGACATCCTTGCCTTGGAAACCCTGATGGACCGCGACCTCACCGCTTGGTGGACGGACAACGGCATGCAACGCCCCGGTTCACGTCAACATGATACCAGGCCCGAATAG
- a CDS encoding glycosyltransferase family 2 protein, translated as MKVSVVMPVYNKADFLREAVESILHGTYKDLELICVDDMSTDGSVAVLRSINDPRLRILELPENVGPGRAANAGMDAALGEYIVRMDADDIAVPERIALQTAFMDAHPEVGASGGQLQLFGAEDQPWIFPLDADRCAAELLFGVPVAQPASILRRSVLLAQQLHFDPAWPRIGEDWLFWLRMAPHTRFANLPEVLVRYRRGPQNIGHGSDKVANFTWLQQQAFHALGIPLNEEELDLHLMGSTIFKVKPTVARVRALRRWYDRLLALNAEQGFAPRKAFAERVEQQWNKLFHYLPRYGLSVALAHLRLNSGRTVAQLTYALKYRVNALRGKLPNG; from the coding sequence ATGAAGGTGAGCGTTGTGATGCCCGTGTACAACAAGGCGGACTTCCTGCGTGAAGCGGTGGAGAGCATCTTGCATGGAACGTACAAGGACCTTGAACTGATCTGCGTGGACGACATGAGCACCGATGGCAGTGTGGCGGTGCTGCGCTCCATCAACGACCCCCGCCTGCGGATCCTGGAACTGCCGGAGAACGTCGGCCCAGGCCGGGCGGCCAATGCCGGCATGGACGCCGCCCTCGGAGAGTACATCGTACGCATGGACGCGGATGACATCGCAGTGCCTGAGCGGATCGCGTTGCAAACGGCCTTCATGGACGCACATCCCGAAGTGGGCGCCAGCGGCGGTCAATTGCAGCTCTTCGGTGCCGAGGATCAGCCGTGGATCTTCCCCTTGGACGCAGACCGTTGCGCCGCCGAGCTGCTCTTCGGTGTACCGGTGGCCCAGCCCGCTTCCATCCTTCGGCGCAGTGTGCTCTTGGCGCAACAGCTTCATTTCGACCCCGCTTGGCCGCGCATCGGGGAGGACTGGCTTTTCTGGCTGCGCATGGCCCCGCACACGCGGTTCGCCAATTTGCCGGAAGTGCTCGTGCGCTACCGTCGTGGGCCACAGAACATCGGCCATGGCAGTGACAAGGTCGCCAACTTCACATGGCTGCAACAGCAGGCGTTCCATGCCTTGGGCATCCCCTTGAACGAGGAGGAACTGGACCTTCACCTGATGGGTTCCACCATCTTCAAAGTGAAGCCGACCGTGGCACGGGTGCGGGCGCTACGCCGTTGGTATGACCGGTTGCTGGCGTTGAACGCGGAGCAGGGTTTCGCTCCTCGGAAAGCCTTCGCCGAGCGGGTGGAACAACAATGGAACAAACTCTTCCACTACCTGCCCCGCTATGGCCTTTCCGTTGCTTTGGCGCATCTTCGCCTCAACTCAGGACGGACCGTGGCCCAGCTGACCTACGCGCTGAAATACCGCGTGAACGCCCTCCGAGGCAAGCTTCCCAACGGCTGA
- a CDS encoding MBOAT family protein encodes MLFNSFEFLCIFFPLVTGLYFTVPHHRRWMVLLAASCWFYMAFVPVYILILGFTIGVDYFAGIWIERNEGRKRKLLLAASIVANVSVLAFFKYFNFLNESIAAAVRTMGFHYGVPDLGIILPIGLSFHTFQSLSYTIEVYRKHQKAEHRFGIFALYVMFYPQLVAGPIERPGNLLNQINSSTVGVGMRSDFDHDRVVAGLRQMLWGFFKKVVIADRCAVVVDQVYSSPDHYGSLSIALATYLFAVQIYCDFSGYTDIALGAARVMGFNLMVNFRTPYRSANISEFWGRWHISLSSWFRDYLYIPLGGNRVVKWRWYYNLMIVFLVSGLWHGANWTYVIWGGLHGGYLILAIIFAPLTARFSGLIGLDARPELKRALNVFITFQLVSFAWIFFRADSIGVAKELVHRLVSTPIALADLLRLIGDVPGRMLDPTLGLVILFVLIDPVYDAWTKGEKPLPKGLLGISLYAALVAGILIFGYFGSASFIYFQF; translated from the coding sequence ATGCTCTTCAACTCGTTCGAGTTCCTCTGCATCTTCTTCCCCTTGGTGACGGGGCTCTACTTCACCGTGCCCCATCACCGGCGCTGGATGGTCCTGCTCGCGGCCAGTTGCTGGTTCTACATGGCCTTCGTGCCGGTCTACATCCTCATCCTGGGCTTCACCATCGGGGTGGACTACTTCGCCGGCATCTGGATCGAGCGCAACGAAGGGAGAAAACGAAAGCTCCTGCTCGCCGCCAGCATCGTGGCGAACGTGAGCGTGCTGGCGTTCTTCAAGTACTTCAATTTCCTCAATGAGAGCATCGCCGCGGCGGTCCGCACCATGGGCTTCCATTACGGCGTGCCGGACCTGGGCATCATCCTGCCCATCGGCCTCTCCTTCCACACTTTCCAGAGCCTCAGCTACACCATCGAGGTGTACCGCAAGCACCAGAAGGCCGAGCATCGCTTCGGCATCTTCGCCCTCTATGTGATGTTCTACCCGCAGTTAGTGGCGGGGCCCATCGAGCGGCCGGGCAACCTGCTCAACCAGATCAACTCCTCCACCGTGGGCGTAGGCATGCGGTCCGACTTCGACCATGATCGCGTGGTGGCGGGCCTCCGGCAGATGCTCTGGGGCTTCTTCAAAAAAGTGGTGATCGCCGACCGGTGCGCCGTGGTGGTGGACCAGGTGTATAGTTCGCCCGATCACTACGGAAGTCTTTCCATCGCCTTGGCCACCTACCTCTTCGCCGTGCAGATCTATTGCGACTTCAGCGGTTACACGGACATCGCCCTGGGCGCCGCCCGCGTGATGGGCTTCAACCTGATGGTGAACTTCCGAACACCCTACCGCAGCGCCAACATCAGCGAGTTCTGGGGCCGGTGGCACATCAGCCTCAGCAGCTGGTTCCGCGATTACCTCTACATCCCATTGGGCGGCAACCGCGTGGTGAAATGGCGCTGGTACTACAACCTGATGATCGTGTTCCTGGTGAGCGGGCTGTGGCACGGCGCCAACTGGACCTACGTGATCTGGGGCGGACTGCACGGTGGCTACCTCATCCTGGCGATCATCTTCGCGCCCCTGACGGCGCGCTTCTCCGGCCTCATCGGGCTGGACGCCCGCCCTGAGCTCAAGCGTGCCCTCAACGTCTTCATCACCTTCCAACTCGTCTCCTTCGCTTGGATCTTCTTCCGCGCGGACAGCATCGGCGTGGCCAAAGAGCTCGTCCATCGCCTCGTCTCCACACCTATCGCCCTGGCCGATCTGCTCCGATTGATCGGTGACGTGCCCGGCCGGATGCTCGACCCCACCTTGGGCCTGGTGATCCTCTTTGTGCTGATCGACCCGGTGTACGACGCTTGGACCAAGGGAGAGAAGCCGTTGCCCAAGGGCCTGTTGGGCATATCCCTGTATGCCGCGCTGGTGGCGGGCATCCTGATCTTCGGTTACTTCGGTTCGGCCAGCTTCATCTACTTCCAGTTCTGA
- a CDS encoding serine hydroxymethyltransferase, producing MQPTQATGSTLTRDAAIFDIIEQERWRQTKGLEMIASENYVSNQVLEAMGSVLTNKYAEGLPGKRYYGGCEFVDMAENLAIERVKKLFGAAWANVQPHSGAQANAAVMLACLQPGDTILGFDLSHGGHLTHGSPVNFSGKLYRATFYGVSKETGRVDMDTVAETARKEKPKLIICGASAYSRDWEYARFRAIADEVGALLLADIAHPAGLIAAKLLNDPLPHCHIVTTTTHKTLRGPRGGLIMMGQDFENPWGSKTPKGATRMMSSILDSGVFPGTQGGPLEHVIAAKAVAFGEALDPSFKVYGERVKANAAAMAKALMSKGYDVVSGGTDNHCMLIDMRSKDLTGKEAEAILGAVDITANKNMVPFDTQSPFVTSGIRIGTPAVTTRGLREADCMQIAELMDSAFKGGGDQAQLDRIRFQVNGMMRLKPLFGW from the coding sequence ATGCAACCGACACAGGCCACCGGCTCCACCCTCACGCGCGACGCCGCGATCTTCGACATCATCGAGCAGGAACGTTGGCGACAGACCAAGGGACTGGAGATGATCGCCAGCGAGAACTACGTGAGCAACCAAGTGTTGGAAGCCATGGGTTCGGTGCTGACGAACAAATACGCGGAAGGCCTTCCCGGCAAGCGCTATTACGGCGGTTGCGAATTCGTGGACATGGCGGAGAACCTGGCCATCGAGCGGGTGAAGAAGCTCTTCGGCGCGGCTTGGGCGAACGTGCAGCCCCACAGCGGCGCGCAGGCCAACGCGGCGGTGATGCTGGCCTGCCTGCAGCCGGGCGATACCATCCTCGGTTTCGACCTCAGCCATGGCGGCCACCTCACCCACGGCTCACCGGTGAACTTCAGCGGCAAGCTGTACCGGGCCACCTTTTATGGCGTGAGCAAAGAGACCGGCCGGGTGGACATGGATACAGTGGCCGAGACCGCCCGCAAGGAGAAGCCCAAGCTGATCATTTGCGGGGCCAGCGCCTACAGCCGTGATTGGGAATACGCCCGTTTCCGTGCCATCGCGGACGAAGTGGGCGCATTGCTGCTGGCGGATATCGCGCACCCGGCCGGCCTCATCGCCGCCAAGCTGCTCAACGACCCGCTGCCCCATTGCCACATCGTCACCACCACCACGCACAAGACCCTGCGCGGCCCGCGCGGAGGCTTGATCATGATGGGGCAGGACTTTGAGAACCCTTGGGGATCGAAGACGCCGAAAGGTGCCACGCGGATGATGAGCTCGATCTTGGACTCCGGCGTATTCCCAGGTACCCAGGGCGGTCCGCTGGAGCATGTGATCGCCGCCAAGGCAGTGGCCTTCGGCGAGGCGCTGGACCCCTCGTTCAAGGTGTACGGCGAACGGGTCAAGGCCAATGCGGCAGCCATGGCCAAAGCACTGATGAGCAAAGGCTATGATGTGGTGAGCGGCGGCACGGACAACCATTGCATGCTGATCGACATGCGCAGCAAGGACCTCACCGGAAAAGAGGCAGAGGCCATACTCGGTGCGGTGGACATCACGGCGAACAAGAACATGGTACCCTTCGACACGCAAAGCCCTTTCGTCACCAGCGGCATCCGCATCGGCACCCCGGCGGTGACCACCCGCGGCCTGCGGGAGGCGGATTGCATGCAGATCGCAGAGCTGATGGACAGCGCTTTCAAGGGAGGAGGCGACCAAGCACAACTGGACCGGATACGCTTCCAGGTGAACGGGATGATGCGGCTGAAGCCGTTGTTCGGTTGGTGA
- a CDS encoding glycosyltransferase produces MMKELWLFTIRFPFGHGEAFLENELPILAQGFERVRLFPLLPGGEQRPLPPGVEVERLFSEEEAYRPLAKWRILMGLPRVLKVWMQGKRSAPSPEVFAKHRARFQSQLWQALERERLLHVRIAAQYDPSRIRLYSYWTSDWATVLGLWKLRDPRVRFVSRMMGFDMFDHRAPGHWQRFQAFHVGQVEHVFVIAEAGLAHMHERFPEVTEKFSISYLATTDNGLGPWGPAEELRIVSCSNFVELKRVPLIAEALHHVQGPVHWTHFGDGPERARVEVAVKTLPPNIKVDLMGSRPNAEVIAWYKTNPVDVFVHASYTEGGAPVALQEAASFGIPLVAADAGGVREIVNEATGVLLPNALSAEQLGETLDRFKRSDKYGALARDRVRAFWASKFKASEVYGGLLKQLM; encoded by the coding sequence ATGATGAAGGAACTCTGGCTGTTCACCATCCGCTTCCCCTTTGGACATGGGGAGGCGTTCTTAGAGAATGAACTTCCCATCCTGGCGCAGGGCTTTGAACGGGTCCGGTTGTTCCCGCTGCTGCCTGGCGGCGAGCAACGTCCGCTGCCCCCCGGCGTGGAGGTGGAACGCCTGTTCAGCGAGGAGGAGGCTTATCGCCCTCTCGCCAAGTGGCGCATACTGATGGGCTTGCCGCGGGTGCTGAAGGTGTGGATGCAAGGCAAGCGTTCCGCACCGTCGCCGGAGGTCTTTGCAAAGCACCGGGCCAGATTCCAGAGCCAGCTTTGGCAAGCGCTGGAGCGTGAACGGCTGTTACATGTACGCATAGCCGCGCAGTACGATCCGAGCCGCATACGCCTCTACTCCTACTGGACCAGTGACTGGGCCACGGTACTGGGGCTGTGGAAGCTGCGTGATCCCCGTGTACGTTTCGTGAGCCGCATGATGGGCTTCGACATGTTCGACCACCGCGCACCCGGCCACTGGCAGCGTTTCCAAGCTTTCCATGTGGGGCAGGTGGAACATGTCTTCGTGATCGCCGAAGCTGGTCTGGCCCACATGCATGAGCGCTTCCCGGAGGTCACTGAGAAGTTCAGCATCTCGTATCTGGCCACTACGGACAATGGTCTTGGCCCCTGGGGGCCCGCGGAGGAATTGAGGATCGTCTCCTGCTCCAATTTCGTGGAGCTGAAGCGTGTGCCTTTGATCGCGGAGGCTTTGCACCATGTGCAAGGCCCTGTTCATTGGACACATTTCGGTGATGGCCCGGAACGTGCCCGTGTGGAGGTCGCGGTGAAGACCTTACCGCCCAACATCAAGGTGGACCTGATGGGCAGCAGGCCGAACGCGGAAGTGATCGCATGGTACAAGACCAACCCGGTGGACGTGTTCGTGCATGCCAGTTACACCGAGGGCGGCGCACCGGTGGCCCTGCAGGAAGCGGCGAGCTTCGGCATCCCGCTGGTGGCCGCTGATGCCGGCGGTGTCCGTGAGATCGTGAACGAGGCCACGGGTGTGCTGCTGCCCAACGCATTGAGCGCGGAACAGCTTGGGGAAACGCTGGACCGTTTCAAACGCTCGGACAAGTACGGCGCATTGGCACGGGACCGCGTCCGCGCCTTCTGGGCCTCGAAATTCAAGGCCTCGGAGGTCTATGGCGGCCTACTGAAGCAACTGATGTAG
- a CDS encoding glycosyltransferase family 39 protein has product MRLQPVRSIAVLMVLWAAITAIDFNKAFHIDDTFHLKAAQWIEHHPAHPMSGTVNWGQDPEPIHDFNQPPGFFYLVAATGHLFGYSEGPMHMMRSLFSLLALLCFHRLARHRAPRHALWLTALFALCPAFMVNQGVMTDVPLLAMQLLFFNFLLVPGILPTGSRYALAGLTLAGALFIKYTVAPLLLVFPLVLVLRREWRRLPHTLIPVLLLVAWSLWNLQEFGHIHLLERKAGDPSLRGVFVRTLALLTAVGAVAPFTPVFLRALVPKRAGWLFPAWVAGIAAALAFSLCVYTGLIPEAGSDQALRVIFTLNGVLTTVYCVRYLPRSLAPTTADAWALAVWAAGLAFFLAGFSPMMATRHVLLIIPAVLLLIAPAMDTARFREKAIAVACTTTLGVLLTVSDKEFAGFYRDRAPQIAREMKARTTGTVWSLGHWGWQWYSEQAGMAIYAQDLSRPMVGDILVIPEDYDTQDLAPGIVKAPIATWDGPPGPATFLCVEQYAGMYTSSYGKLPWNLSVSHHKVIKAYRITAMR; this is encoded by the coding sequence ATGCGCCTCCAACCTGTTCGTTCCATCGCGGTCCTTATGGTCCTGTGGGCGGCCATCACGGCGATCGACTTCAATAAGGCGTTCCATATCGACGACACCTTCCACCTGAAGGCCGCACAATGGATCGAACACCATCCCGCGCACCCGATGTCCGGCACGGTGAACTGGGGCCAGGACCCCGAGCCGATCCATGACTTCAACCAACCGCCGGGCTTCTTCTACTTGGTGGCCGCCACGGGGCACTTGTTCGGGTATTCCGAAGGTCCGATGCATATGATGCGGTCCTTGTTCTCCCTGTTGGCCCTCCTATGCTTCCACCGGCTGGCCCGGCATAGGGCACCCCGCCATGCCCTGTGGCTCACCGCGCTCTTCGCGCTGTGCCCGGCCTTCATGGTGAACCAGGGCGTGATGACGGACGTGCCCCTGCTGGCGATGCAATTGCTCTTCTTTAACTTCTTGCTGGTGCCTGGAATACTGCCCACGGGAAGCCGCTATGCGCTGGCGGGTCTTACGCTGGCGGGGGCGTTGTTCATCAAATACACCGTGGCGCCGTTGCTGTTGGTGTTTCCGTTGGTGCTGGTGTTGCGCCGCGAATGGCGCAGGCTCCCGCACACATTGATCCCGGTGCTGCTCCTCGTGGCCTGGTCGCTATGGAACCTACAGGAATTCGGGCATATCCACCTGCTGGAACGCAAAGCGGGCGACCCGTCACTACGGGGTGTGTTCGTAAGGACCCTTGCACTGCTCACCGCCGTTGGTGCCGTGGCCCCCTTTACGCCGGTCTTCCTCCGGGCGCTGGTGCCCAAGCGTGCCGGATGGCTGTTCCCCGCTTGGGTCGCTGGCATTGCCGCTGCGCTGGCGTTCAGCCTCTGCGTGTACACCGGTCTGATCCCCGAAGCCGGGTCCGACCAGGCCCTGCGCGTGATCTTCACCTTGAACGGCGTGCTCACCACGGTGTACTGCGTGCGCTACCTGCCCCGCTCCTTGGCACCGACAACTGCCGATGCATGGGCCTTGGCGGTGTGGGCGGCCGGGCTGGCCTTTTTTCTTGCCGGCTTCTCACCGATGATGGCCACTCGCCATGTGCTGTTGATCATCCCCGCGGTACTGTTGCTGATCGCCCCGGCCATGGACACGGCACGCTTCCGGGAAAAAGCCATAGCCGTGGCCTGCACCACCACGTTGGGCGTGCTGCTCACCGTTTCGGACAAGGAGTTCGCCGGGTTCTACCGCGATCGTGCACCGCAGATCGCCCGAGAGATGAAAGCCCGCACCACGGGCACGGTGTGGAGCCTGGGGCACTGGGGCTGGCAATGGTATTCCGAGCAGGCCGGCATGGCGATCTATGCACAGGACCTGAGCCGCCCCATGGTAGGCGATATTCTGGTGATCCCGGAGGATTATGACACGCAGGATCTGGCACCGGGCATCGTGAAAGCACCGATCGCCACATGGGACGGCCCCCCTGGGCCGGCCACCTTCCTATGCGTGGAGCAGTACGCCGGCATGTACACTTCCAGCTATGGCAAATTGCCCTGGAACCTGAGCGTGTCGCACCACAAGGTCATCAAGGCCTACCGCATCACCGCTATGCGCTGA
- the fahA gene encoding fumarylacetoacetase: MSVPNSSTNNRAMTSWVHVPADSDFPIQNIPFGICSSSGRPARPCTRIGNHVIDLQALAQADLLNDLGIETAVFDAPVLNPLMKHGKPAVRQLRRHLMELFRADNGFLKERTDTVNEAVLPMTEVTMHLPVEVGDYTDFYSSREHATNVGTMFRSADNALMPNWLHLPVGYHGRASSIVVSGTDIQRPKGQMRPKPDEPPVFGPTNQLDIELETAFITFEGRPLGEHIEADEAEDFIFGMVLFNDWSARDIQSWEYVPLGPFLGKNFGSSMSPWVVTLDALEPFRTATPKQDPMPLPYLRTSGEHSFDIALEASIIPNNGEETVICRSNFKYLYWSMPQQLAHHTVNGCNVRAGDVMASGTISGPVPESYGSLLELTWRGTKPLTLKDGSDRKFLEDGDTVVIRGHGERDGVRIGFGEVRGEILPAG, translated from the coding sequence ATGAGCGTTCCAAATTCTTCCACGAATAACCGAGCTATGACCTCATGGGTCCATGTGCCCGCCGACAGTGACTTCCCGATCCAGAACATCCCTTTCGGCATCTGCAGTTCCAGCGGCCGCCCGGCCCGCCCCTGCACCCGCATCGGCAACCATGTGATCGACCTGCAGGCCTTGGCACAGGCGGACCTGCTGAACGACCTCGGCATCGAGACGGCCGTGTTCGATGCTCCCGTGCTGAACCCCTTGATGAAGCACGGTAAACCGGCAGTTCGCCAACTGCGCCGACACCTCATGGAGCTTTTCCGTGCGGACAACGGCTTTCTCAAGGAACGCACGGACACGGTGAATGAAGCCGTACTGCCCATGACCGAGGTGACGATGCATCTGCCCGTGGAGGTTGGCGACTACACCGACTTTTACAGCAGCCGCGAGCACGCCACCAACGTGGGCACCATGTTCCGCAGTGCGGACAACGCCCTGATGCCGAACTGGCTCCATCTGCCCGTGGGCTACCACGGCCGCGCCTCCTCCATCGTAGTGAGCGGTACGGACATCCAGCGGCCCAAGGGACAGATGCGGCCCAAGCCCGATGAGCCACCGGTCTTCGGCCCGACCAATCAATTGGACATCGAACTGGAGACGGCCTTCATCACCTTCGAGGGACGGCCGCTGGGCGAGCATATCGAAGCGGATGAAGCCGAGGATTTCATCTTCGGCATGGTGCTGTTCAACGACTGGAGCGCGCGCGACATCCAGAGCTGGGAATATGTGCCTCTGGGGCCTTTCCTCGGTAAGAACTTCGGAAGCAGCATGAGCCCGTGGGTGGTGACGTTGGACGCGCTGGAACCCTTCCGCACGGCCACTCCCAAGCAGGATCCCATGCCCCTGCCTTACCTCCGGACCAGCGGCGAGCACAGCTTCGACATCGCGTTGGAGGCCTCCATTATCCCGAATAACGGGGAAGAGACCGTGATCTGCCGCAGCAACTTCAAGTACCTCTACTGGAGCATGCCGCAGCAACTGGCGCACCACACGGTGAACGGCTGCAACGTGCGGGCGGGCGACGTGATGGCCAGTGGCACTATCAGCGGCCCGGTGCCGGAGAGCTATGGCAGCCTGCTGGAACTCACTTGGCGCGGTACCAAGCCGTTGACACTGAAGGATGGCAGCGACCGGAAATTCCTGGAGGACGGGGACACCGTGGTGATCCGCGGACATGGCGAACGCGATGGTGTGCGCATCGGCTTCGGCGAAGTGCGCGGAGAGATCCTGCCTGCGGGGTAA